The following proteins come from a genomic window of Schistocerca gregaria isolate iqSchGreg1 chromosome X, iqSchGreg1.2, whole genome shotgun sequence:
- the LOC126298008 gene encoding uncharacterized protein LOC126298008 — MSRKRNLLRMNEDCQSTITTKNVITCAQIITEQKKNLVSAALEHSSIISAGLDEGQIPVGVFCDLSKAFDLVSHLILIMKLHHYGITRSALDIIKSFLRSRIQAVEVSHNQGKPLSGLQDIKHGVPCHKVLY; from the exons ATGTCTCGAAAAAGGAATCTTCTGAGGATGAATGAAGATTGCCAGAGCACTATCACTAcaaaaaatgtgatcacatgtgccCAAATAATTACAGAACA GAAGAAAAATCTAGTGTCAGCTGCATTGGAACATAGTAGTATAATATCTGCAGGCCTAGATGAAGGTCAAATCCCAGTTGGTGTTTTttgtgatttatctaaagcttttgatcttGTCAGCCACCTCATATTAATAATGAAGCTACACCACTATGGAATTACAAGAAGTGCTCTTGATATCATTAAGTCATTTCTGCGGAGCAGAATACAAGCAGTGGAAGTGTCACACAATCAAGGGAAACCGCTATCAGGACTACAAGATATAAAACATGGGGTGCCGTGCCACAAGGTACTTTACTAG